From Camelina sativa cultivar DH55 chromosome 7, Cs, whole genome shotgun sequence, one genomic window encodes:
- the LOC104700799 gene encoding probable disease resistance protein At1g59620 has product MAETLLSFGVQKVWDLLVRESERLQGVNEQFDELKRDLNLLRSFLEDADAKKHASALVRNCVEEIKEIVFDTEDIIETFLLKEELIKINSIKKKCLRRLSCIRMDHRKIALDMAGISKRISKVIRDMQSFGVQQMIFDGSKYSHPLQEREKEMRKTFPSNNENELVGLEENVKKLVGYLVEEDGIQVVSITGMGGIGKTTLARQVFNHEMVKNQFDGVAWVCISQQFTRTYVWQTILQQLSSKNDKHVETNMNEEDLQKKLFQLLETRTSLIILDDMWREEDWDRIKPVFPPKKGWKVLLTSRNVNVGLHVDPTCVIFKPGYLTHDESWTLFRRIAFPRKETTTEFKVDVEFEEMGRQMINHCGGLPLAVKVLGGLLASQHTLSEWKRISHNIKSNIIGETSFNDRNISSIYHILYLSFEELPIYLKHCFLYLAHFPEDHPIRVWDLSYYWAAEEIPRPVAYKGATIEEVGDGYVEELVKRNMVKRDVSYWGFKTCHMHDMMREVCLRKAEEENFVHVVDTSNSQSPCKSRRMAVHWLDETYDPEAEMVNPKLRSLLFIWNQVSGSHAGSSLWFTRLQLIRILDLSRVDFGEELPSSIGKLIHLRYLSLYDAKLTHLPSSMRNLKQMLYLNLTTRSSPYIPNIMKDMRGLAYLSLPRTMHDKTKLEMGNLVNMEMLVNFSTKHSRAEDLQRMKKLRHLVLYNDGQGCTREILDSSIPSELRCFGYYKIDDEEMDGC; this is encoded by the exons ATGGCTGAGACACTTTTGTCTTTCGGCGTTCAGAAGGTTTGGGACCTCCTTGTCCGAGAATCTGAACGACTTCAGGGAGTTAATGAGCAATTCGACGAACTCAAAAGGGATCTAAACTTGCTTAGATCCTTTTTGGAAGATGCAGATGCTAAGAAACATGCAAGTGCGTTGGTGAGAAATTGTGTGGAAGAGATCaaagaaattgtttttgatACAGAGGATATAATCGAAACATTCCTTCTAAAGGAAGagcttataaaaataaatagcatCAAGAAGAAATGTTTGAGAAGACTTTCTTGCATTAGAATGGACCATAGGAAAATTGCTTTAGATATGGCAGGTATAAGTAAGAGAATCTCCAAGGTGATTCGTGATATGCAGAGTTTTGGAGTGCAACAGATGATTTTCGATGGCAGCAAGTATTCACATCCTctacaagaaagagaaaaggagatGCGAAAAACATTTCCGAGCAATAACGAAAACGAGCTTGTGGGGTTGGAGGAGAATGTTAAGAAATTGGTTGGCTATTTGGTGGAGGAAGATGGCATTCAAGTAGTTTCTATAACTGGGATGGGCGGTATCGgtaaaactacacttgctcgacaagtttttaatcatgaaatGGTTAAAAACCAATTTGATGGCGTTGCGTGGGTGTGTATTTCGCAACAGTTTACACGAACATATGTGTGGCAAACGATCTTGCAACAGCTTAGCTCAAAAAATGATAAGCATGTAGAGACAAATATGAATGAAGAAGACCTCCAAAAAAAGCTTTTTCAATTGTTGGAAACTAGAACTTCTTTGATCATCCTAGATGACATGTGGAGAGAAGAAGACTGGGACAGAATAAAGCCTGTGTTTCCACCCAAAAAAG GATGGAAGGTACTACTTACTTCTCGCAACGTGAACGTTGGATTACATGTAGATCCCACGTGTGTTATTTTCAAACCAGGATACCTAACCCATGATGAAAGTTGGACACTTTTTCGAAGGATAGCATTTCCTAGGAAAGAGACAACAACGG AGTTTAAAGTTGATGTCGAATTCGAAGAGATGGGAAGGCAAATGATAAATCATTGTGGAGGATTACCATTGGCTGTTAAGGTGTTAGGAGGGTTGTTAGCTTCCCAACACACATTAAGTGAATGGAAAAGGATATCTCATAATATTAAATCCAACATTATTGGAGAGACTAGCTTCAATGACAGAAATATCAGCtctatttatcatattttgtaTCTGAGCTTTGAAGAGCTGCCTATTTATCTAAAGCACTGCTTTCTCTACCTTGCTCATTTCCCAGAAGATCATCCAATACGTGTTTGGGATTTGTCCTATTATTGGGCAGCAGAAGAAATACCAAGACCAGTGGCTTACAAAGGAGCAACCATTGAAGAGGTCGGAGATGGATATGTAGAAGAACTGGTGAAGAGAAACATGGTTAAACGAGATGTTAGTTATTGGGGATTCAAAACATGTCACATGCATGACATGATGAGAGAAGTTTGTCTACGTaaagctgaagaagagaatTTTGTACACGTGGTTGATACTTCAAACTCTCAATCTCCTTGTAAATCTCGGAGGATGGCGGTACACTGGCTTGATGAAACATATGATCCGGAAGCAGAGATGGTGAATCCAAAACttagatctctcttgtttatctGGAACCAGGTTTCTGGTTCTCATGCGGGATCAAGTTTATGGTTTACGAGGCTACAGTTGATTAGGATTTTAGATCTCTCTAGAGTTGATTTTGGAGAGGAATTACCCTCTAGCATTGGAAAGCTTATCCACTTGAGATATTTGAGTTTGTATGACGCAAAGTTAACTCATCTACCTTCTTCTATGCGGAATCTGAAGCAGATGCTCTATTTAAACCTAACGACACGTAGTTCGCCCTACATCCCCAATATCATGAAAGACATGCGAGGATTGGCATATCTTTCTCTTCCGCGGACGATGCATGATAAGACAAAGTTGGAAATGGGTAATCTAGTCAACATGGAGATGTTGGTGAATTTCTCAACAAAGCATAGCAGGGCGGAAGATCTTCAAAGAATGAAAAAGCTACGACATCTTGTGCTCTATAACGATGGCCAAGGGTGTACTAGAGAAATTCTAGATTCATCAATCCCAAGTGAATTGAGATGCTTTGGATATTATAAGATCGATGATGAAGAGATGGATGGGTGTTGA